GCAATCCTCCTGGTGGGTAAGGGATGGGTCATTCCTGAAGCTGCAGTCTGTTGAACTGGGCTATAGCCTTCGGCAATTTAAAAAATGGGGTATAAAAGACGGCAGCCGCATTTATGTCAGCGGGCAGAACCTGTTTACATTTTCTTCCTTCAAACTCTGGGACCCGGAAATGCGTGATCGGGGACTTGGGTATCCAAATAATAAACGGATCAATGCCGGGATTCAATTGTCATTTTAAAAAAAGGAACATGAAATTTTTTAACATTATTGTATCTGCACTTTTGCTGATTACCGTTGTTTCCTGCAAAAAATATCTGGATGTAGTACCGGATAATACACTGAAGCTGGAAGATATTTTTAATACAAAAACAGATGCCTGGAACGCCCTGGCAAAAGCCTACAATTATATTCCCAGGGATGATAATACTCATTTAACGTCCTGGACTCTTGGTGATGAGTGGATCGGCCGTCTGGATCTGAATAATAATACAGACCAGCTGCGAGCTATGCGTATTATGCGTGGACTGCAATCTATGACTTCCCCGCAATTAGGCCTCTGGTCCGGCACACAGGGTGGTAAGCCGCTATACCAGGGCATCCGTCAAACGGATGTGTTCCTGGCCAATATTGATAAAGTTAGAGATATGCAGGATGGGGAAAAGAAAGAATGGAAGGCACAGGTGAAAATGCTGAGAGCCTATTACATGTTCCTGTTGGTGCAACATTATGGTCCCATTGTGATCCCAGACAAAATGGCTACACCGGAGTCGAAACCGGAAGACCTTTTCTTACCGCGCTCCAAAGTAGAAGATTGTTTCCAATACATACTAAATCTGATCAATGAGGCCATTCCGGATCTGAATGAACGGGCAGACGCCAACAATGCCGGGCAGATCGACCAGGTGGTGGCCAGGGCCATCAAGGCCCGGATCCTGCTTTTCAGGGCCAGTCCTTTCTTTAATGGCAACCAGGAATATTTTGGCGACTTTTTTGATCATGACGGGCAGCCTTTCTTTCCAATGGAATATAAGCAGGCAAAATGGCAGGAAGCGCTCAATGCCATCGATTCGGCTATAACCATTGCTGAAGCCAATGGCCATCGTTTATACCATTATACCAGAGAACCCTATGCGTATGACCGAGATGCATTCAGCGTAAATAATGACAATATGAAAACGCTGTATGACCTCCGGATGCTGATCTGTGATCCATGGAATGAAGAGGTGGTATGGGGCTATACAAATATTGACTACTATAACCAGGGCGAGCTGGGCCATGCATCCAATATACGCCTACCAAAAGGATTTGAAGGCGTTGTGGACAATACAGGATTCTCCTGGCAGTGGCTGGGAGCCTCCTACCAGATGGCAGAACGTTATTATACAAAGAACGGGTTGCCTATTGATGAGGATGCAACTTTTGACAAGGGTAGTATGTACGAGATCCTGACGACTCCAGGAGCCGGCGCTGCGGAGTATCAGCCTCTTGCAGGGTACCTGCAGCCTGGTGCGCAAACCATCCGACTCTATATGAACCGGGAACCCCGTTTTTATGCCAACCTGGGTATAACTGCTGGCTATTGGAGAGCGCATACGCAATTAATTCCGACCATGATGTTTTCCGGTACCGCTGGAGGATTCCTTTCTTCCATAAGCCAGACCGATTATCTGGCTACCGGTATCGGCGTTCAGAAATTTGTACATCCGGAATCGCAATCCGGAGCCTGGCAGCGGACCATCAAATACCCCTTTCCGCTAATCCGTATGGCCGATCTGTACCTGATGAAGGCAGAAGCTCTGAATGAACTTAGTGGCCCGAGCTCCCAGGTATATGATGAGATCAACAAAGTACGCCGGCGTGCTGGCGTGCCTGATGTGCAGGCTGTATGGTCCGATCCAAGTCTTTGCCGGAATCCAGGTAAACACCTCACAAAAGAAGGAATGCGGGATATTATCTTACAGGAACGGTCTGTTGAATTTGCTTTCGAGGGACAGTATTTCTGGGATATGATCCGGTATAAAAGAGCGGCATCCGTTTTTTCTGCACCCATCAGGGGCTGGACCTATACCGGAACTACCGCGCCTTCCTTCTTTATATTGGAAGATAAACAATCGCGCCGGTTTACAATTACCGATTGTTTGTGGCCGATTGATCTGAACGAAATGAATACAAACGGAAAATTGATCCAGAACCCGGGATGGTAAGGCTTTTAAATGAAGTGCATTTAATAAAAAGAATTATGAAAAATCAGCTGATTATACCCCTATTATTACTAATGCTGGTGGCGGCGTGCAAAAAACAGGACCGTTTTGAAACGGAAAGTGGTGATAGCACCGCACCCGGCAAGGTTACGTTAAAGGACTATAAACCCTTGTATGGCGGAGCCCGCTTCTTTTACACCGTACCCAAGGATGAAGACCTGCTGGGCATTGAAGCCCTGTACACCAATAAGAACGGGCAGTCGTTTAAGTTTATGGCTTCCTATTTTGTGGATTCGCTGGATGTATACGGGTTTGGAAGTATTGATGAATACACCGTCCAGCTGTATGCAGTGGACCGGTCTGGAAACAAATCAGAAGCCCTGGATGTAAAAGTAACGCCCCTGGAACCGGCCTACACAAGGGTGGCCAAAACAATACAGGCAAAGGCTGGTTTTAGCTCATTTTTCCTTGACTGGCAAAATGAGCTGAAACAAAACGTAAACGTATACGTGGAATACGAGTTTCCGCAGGGGGGAACAAACCGTAAATTAACTACTGTGTTTTCTTCAAACCTGGCTACAGACAGAAGGTTTGTTAGCGACCTGTTCCTGAAACCGGATGAAAAAGTGAACGTGAAAGTAAAAGTACAGGATGTCTATGGGAATGCGACCGAATTCGAGAATAAGGGCTCTTTCACTCTTTATGAGGACATGAAGATTCCCAAACAGGCCTGGACAATCCCTAATGCCAATGATTCCGTTGGCGGAGTGCCCATGATGTTTGGAAACGGGCTGGAAGGAAGATCCCTTAAGGTAATTGATGACATTATCGACCGCGGTGATAATCTCAATTTCCTGCATACCCAAAGCCGCGGGCGCACCGGTAGAACTGCAGATGGGAATATGCCCTGGAACTTTATCATCGATCTGGGCGATTACTATGAAATCAGCCGGATCGTTACCACACAGCGGCATTCGGGAGGGCTGGCCAATGTAAGCAGGGGCCAGTACTACCGCACAGAAAATGTGGGTGTTTATCGCACATATATATGGGATGATGCCGGCAGCAAATGGGACACGGTGATGCAATATACAATACCTGTTCCTGTTGGTCTTACGGAACTTGAATTTGTAAAAAAAGGAGAAGCCGGAGATATGGCCTATATGTATCCGGATAACCCAAAATACACGAAGCGCACCCGAAAATTCCGGTTTGAAGCACTGAAAGGGTTCTCAGGGAACTACACCCTGGATGATGCGAACTGTCTGTCTGAAATTACTCTTTATGGAAAAAAATCGCAATAGATAAGAATCCAAATATCAGCGTTATGAGCAATAAACTATATATACTCCTGTTCCTTTGTACAGTATTGATATTGTCCTGTGGCAAAATGTATGATAACCTCGAAAAATATGCCGGCGAAACGGTGTATCCCGGCAGGTTTGATACCATTATTGGCCGCGTGGGATTTGAACGCGTGGAGATTAACCTGATGAAGGCCGGCAGGATCCCAGCCAGTCAGATAAAGCTGGGAAAAGCCATGAAAACGATAGTGGAGTATGATGATAAAAAGATCACGATCGACACGCTTGCCTCATGGCTTAACATCAAAGATCTTAAAGTATCTAAACTGTACCGGTTCAAGATATATACGATAGACGAAAATGGAAACAAATCCGTGCCGCAGCAAATCGGGTTGATCCCATATACTGAAACGGATGTGGCTAACCTGGTAATCCCTTCACCCCAGGCGCTTACCTCACCAGCTGCCGCAATATTAACCTGGCCAACCGGGCTTTCCTCTGCCGTATTAACTTACTATGGCCTTCAATATTCCTATAAGGATAAGACCGGGGCTGCAAAAGAAGGAGAACGTGCACAAAATCCAAGGGTATTGATGAGCAATCTGGCACCGGGAACTCCTGCAGCCATTGATATCAATTATAAGATTATTCCAAGGGTCAATGGAACGCCCATCCTGGATACGGTGTGGGTGCCGCGGAAGATCCAGATAAGTATACCTACTAGTTCCACTCCTTTTGCTCCGGCTGAAGCGGCAATATTAACGGCTAACGGGATTACCACGTTTACCGCAGATGGCGTGGCACCCGTACAGAAGCTGACATTCCCGGTGCATACTACTACTCTGCAGGATATTTTCTATTTCCCTAATTTAAAAGAACTGGACCTCACCGGCGGAACGATTTTTGAAATGACAAAGAACAGTTATAACCGGAATGGAGTAACAGATGTCATTGGTGGCGGCCCCATTGTTCCATTTGCAAGACGGGTAGGTGATATGCCGCTGTCCAGTACGCAATATCTGCTGGACCTGTTGGACCTGGGTACCCTGACGAAAGTAAAATATATTGCCAACTCTATGGGTATCGATAACCTGCTGGCGCCCTATGTGAGCAGCGGGGTGGTGGAAATCGTTGATAAACCTGATGAATTCCTTGTTCCGTTGCAGCCATTTTTGCTGGATGGCGTAATACAGGATGCAAACTGGAAGCTGGATGTACAGGCACCTGCAGCAACCTATCCGGCAGGCACCGACCTGCAGAATGTAGTAAAAGCAACCGTAAGAGCTAAGAATGGAACGCTCGTTATTCAGCTTCCGAAAGAATACGAGTTTGATATGACCCAGTACAAGAATTTAAAGTTCAAGGTATATGCTCCAAATAAGTCTGTATTGTCAGGAACGTATGCGCCCTATCAGCGTCTCTGGTTGCGCATTATGAACTACCTGTGGGCGTTTGGTACAGAAAGCAGCTTCGGCCAGCAGTACTGGGAATATGGAAAGGATGCGAATAAGATTAATGATTCGGAGCTTGAAAAATGGACAGATAAGACTATAGACCTTTCTCAGAGTGTGGGCAAGCACAACCGGGTAATCGTTATCAACATTGGAGGAGAGCCCTCGCTTACTTTTGCGCCTTCGCAGGATATTACCTATTATTTTGCCAACTTCCGGTTTAGTAAATAGATCACGAAACAACATAACTACATTTTCTGCCGCGGCCTGGGCTGCGGCAGGCTTATTTAAGCCGGCGTATTACCCCAATCATTAGTTTTTGACGAGCGGGAAGTTTTGAACAACTCCAGCAGGGATGCTGTCTTAAGGTTTACCTCTGCCGTTTCCAATAACTGGAAAAGAGCTTCCAGTTCCTTCCGGTTCAAAATGATGCCATACCCTTCCAGGGGTGTTGGAATATAGATGTTTTTACGTTCAGGATTTATATCGGCCGGGTTGTATTCCCGGTTCTCTTTTACCAGCGTGTGAAATACCTGCAGGTCCTGGGCGGTCATCGTCAATAGTGTGGTTTGAAAAGCCAGCTGGAAATGTTGGCAGTCGCTGCACATGATCAGGTATCCTTCAGATGCATAATAGAGTGTTTTAAAGTTGCACATGGGCTTTTTCTTCAAAAGTATCAGACTGTTTGTTTCCGGTATTTCGAAAACAGGAAAAGAAATTACGCGATCCGGAAAAAGAAACGCCCCGGAGAGCCGGGGCGTACTTACTAACCTGTTTATATTCAAAAAATCATCCTTGCATTTCTTTAATCTTTTCCCGGATCTGCGTTTCCACTTCAGCAGCCATTTCGGGGTTATCCAGCAACAATGCTTTTACCGCATCCCGGCCCTGTCCCAGCTTATCGTTGTTATAACTGTACCAGGAGCCGCTTTTCTGCAAAATGCCCAGTTCTACACCCATATCAATGATCTCCCCGGTTTTGGAAATACCCTCTCCAAAGATGATGTCAAATTCGGCAGCGCGGAACGGCGGTGCCACTTTGTTCTTTACTACTTTAACCTTAACCCGGTTACCGATTGCGGCATCCCCGTCCTTGATCTGGGCAGAACGGCGGATATCCAGTCGCACGGAAGCATAGAATTTTAACGCATTTCCCCCTGTGGTTGTTTCCGGATTACCAAACATAACACCAATCTTTTCCCGCAACTGGTTAATGAAAATACAGATCGTATTGGTTTTTGAAATGGTGGCGGTCAGTTTCCGCAACGCCTGGCTCATCAGTCGGGCATGTAATCCCATTTTGCTATCGCCCATTTCGCCTTCCAACTCGCTTTTGGGCACAAGCGCTGCTACCGAGTCAATCACCACTACATCCAATGCGCCGGAAAGGATCAGCCGGTCGGCGATTTCAAGGGCCTGTTCTCCGTAATCCGGTTGTGAAATCAACAGATTATCTACATTCACACCCAGCTTTTTAGCATAGCTGCTGTCAAAAGCATGCTCGGCGTCAATGATTGCGCACATTCCGCCTTTTTTCTGTGCTTCTGCAATAACGTGGGTGGCTATGGTTGTTTTACCGGATGACTCCGGTCCGTAAATTTCAATGATCCGTCCCCGGGGCAGCCCGCCGATCCCAAGGGCTGTATCCAGGCCAATGGATCCGGTAGAAACCACTTCCTGGGTTACTTCGGCTTTTTCATTCATTAGCATTACGCTGCCCTTTCCGTAGTCCTTATCAATCTTGTCCATTGTAAGGCGCAGCGCTTTCAGCTTCTCGCTGTTCATGTCTATTTCTGTTGTTTTATCTGTTTTTGCCATAACCAAAATTACAATTTAGCCCAGTCCGTATAAATGAATTTATCAACAACGCAAAGCTAATAAATTTAGCAATAAAACGCTAATATTTTTGGAGGTTTTTTTGACATGCTGCCATAGAGGTACAGATATGCAGGACTGTTTATATATAAATTAGATCTGTCATCCGGTGTTCTGGTAATAAAAAGTAATGAGGATGCATCAGAAACGGTGCATGAACTTTGACGGCACGTTTCAGGCAATTACACCACCATTTGGGCGATCAGCAGTCCCAGGGTGCCGGCCATAAGCCCCCAATAGACTTCTTTGGCTGTATGATCCGATAAAAGCAACCGGGATGTGGATACCAGTCCGGCGATCAGGAGGGCTGTCATGATATAAATTCCCATTCCCTGACCGTATTCAAAACCAAGCAGGCATAAAAAGGAAACTGCGGTGCCGAGGGCAATTCCATGCATGCTCACTTTTATATAGATATTCATCAGCAGACCGATCGAGGATGCCATAAAGACACCCATGGCAAAAACCACCATTTCACGAGGCATTCCCTCCAAATTACGCCATACATACCAGATCCAGAAATACCAGATATTACAAATAATAAAAGGAATAATCCGGTCTTTCCGCTCTTTAAGTTTTATCGAGGGAATAAATTTAAGACCTCTAAGCAGTAAAACGGAAACCAGGGGAAAGAACGTGTAGTTCACCAGACCCTGCAGCAGTACCATTAAACGGCCGTCCTCGGTTGTGCCGTAAAAAAGGAACGGTTCTATATACAATAAAAAGTAAATAACATAAATGGGTACAAATACCGGATGAAAGATATATGAAAGCAGGGAGGCAATGATCTTCTGAAACCGGGGTTGCCGGTCTATTTTTTCCCGCAGTTCGTTGTCGCTGTCTAATACCATTCTGGAGTCCATATTGCAAAGTAAGGAAATCCGGGGCCGAAAACCGTTTCTTTTCTGCATCTTTATCTTCTGGTATGAAAATCATTAAAAAAATGCTTAAAGGGGCGCTCTGGATAACGGGTACATTGCTGGTATTCATAGGCGGATACCTGCTTGCGGAGCGGGTGCTTTCCCGGAGTACGGTTGCGGAAATGCCGGATGGGCTGCCCCGGACCATTACAGCGTTTGTATTGTCCAACGGCGTCCATACAGACCTGGTGCTTCCGGTTGTTGCGGCCGGTAAAGACTGGAGCCGGAC
The sequence above is a segment of the Niabella agricola genome. Coding sequences within it:
- a CDS encoding RagB/SusD family nutrient uptake outer membrane protein; translated protein: MKFFNIIVSALLLITVVSCKKYLDVVPDNTLKLEDIFNTKTDAWNALAKAYNYIPRDDNTHLTSWTLGDEWIGRLDLNNNTDQLRAMRIMRGLQSMTSPQLGLWSGTQGGKPLYQGIRQTDVFLANIDKVRDMQDGEKKEWKAQVKMLRAYYMFLLVQHYGPIVIPDKMATPESKPEDLFLPRSKVEDCFQYILNLINEAIPDLNERADANNAGQIDQVVARAIKARILLFRASPFFNGNQEYFGDFFDHDGQPFFPMEYKQAKWQEALNAIDSAITIAEANGHRLYHYTREPYAYDRDAFSVNNDNMKTLYDLRMLICDPWNEEVVWGYTNIDYYNQGELGHASNIRLPKGFEGVVDNTGFSWQWLGASYQMAERYYTKNGLPIDEDATFDKGSMYEILTTPGAGAAEYQPLAGYLQPGAQTIRLYMNREPRFYANLGITAGYWRAHTQLIPTMMFSGTAGGFLSSISQTDYLATGIGVQKFVHPESQSGAWQRTIKYPFPLIRMADLYLMKAEALNELSGPSSQVYDEINKVRRRAGVPDVQAVWSDPSLCRNPGKHLTKEGMRDIILQERSVEFAFEGQYFWDMIRYKRAASVFSAPIRGWTYTGTTAPSFFILEDKQSRRFTITDCLWPIDLNEMNTNGKLIQNPGW
- a CDS encoding DUF4959 domain-containing protein, coding for MKNQLIIPLLLLMLVAACKKQDRFETESGDSTAPGKVTLKDYKPLYGGARFFYTVPKDEDLLGIEALYTNKNGQSFKFMASYFVDSLDVYGFGSIDEYTVQLYAVDRSGNKSEALDVKVTPLEPAYTRVAKTIQAKAGFSSFFLDWQNELKQNVNVYVEYEFPQGGTNRKLTTVFSSNLATDRRFVSDLFLKPDEKVNVKVKVQDVYGNATEFENKGSFTLYEDMKIPKQAWTIPNANDSVGGVPMMFGNGLEGRSLKVIDDIIDRGDNLNFLHTQSRGRTGRTADGNMPWNFIIDLGDYYEISRIVTTQRHSGGLANVSRGQYYRTENVGVYRTYIWDDAGSKWDTVMQYTIPVPVGLTELEFVKKGEAGDMAYMYPDNPKYTKRTRKFRFEALKGFSGNYTLDDANCLSEITLYGKKSQ
- a CDS encoding DUF4998 domain-containing protein; translation: MSNKLYILLFLCTVLILSCGKMYDNLEKYAGETVYPGRFDTIIGRVGFERVEINLMKAGRIPASQIKLGKAMKTIVEYDDKKITIDTLASWLNIKDLKVSKLYRFKIYTIDENGNKSVPQQIGLIPYTETDVANLVIPSPQALTSPAAAILTWPTGLSSAVLTYYGLQYSYKDKTGAAKEGERAQNPRVLMSNLAPGTPAAIDINYKIIPRVNGTPILDTVWVPRKIQISIPTSSTPFAPAEAAILTANGITTFTADGVAPVQKLTFPVHTTTLQDIFYFPNLKELDLTGGTIFEMTKNSYNRNGVTDVIGGGPIVPFARRVGDMPLSSTQYLLDLLDLGTLTKVKYIANSMGIDNLLAPYVSSGVVEIVDKPDEFLVPLQPFLLDGVIQDANWKLDVQAPAATYPAGTDLQNVVKATVRAKNGTLVIQLPKEYEFDMTQYKNLKFKVYAPNKSVLSGTYAPYQRLWLRIMNYLWAFGTESSFGQQYWEYGKDANKINDSELEKWTDKTIDLSQSVGKHNRVIVINIGGEPSLTFAPSQDITYYFANFRFSK
- a CDS encoding DUF6686 family protein, encoding MKKKPMCNFKTLYYASEGYLIMCSDCQHFQLAFQTTLLTMTAQDLQVFHTLVKENREYNPADINPERKNIYIPTPLEGYGIILNRKELEALFQLLETAEVNLKTASLLELFKTSRSSKTNDWGNTPA
- the recA gene encoding recombinase RecA gives rise to the protein MAKTDKTTEIDMNSEKLKALRLTMDKIDKDYGKGSVMLMNEKAEVTQEVVSTGSIGLDTALGIGGLPRGRIIEIYGPESSGKTTIATHVIAEAQKKGGMCAIIDAEHAFDSSYAKKLGVNVDNLLISQPDYGEQALEIADRLILSGALDVVVIDSVAALVPKSELEGEMGDSKMGLHARLMSQALRKLTATISKTNTICIFINQLREKIGVMFGNPETTTGGNALKFYASVRLDIRRSAQIKDGDAAIGNRVKVKVVKNKVAPPFRAAEFDIIFGEGISKTGEIIDMGVELGILQKSGSWYSYNNDKLGQGRDAVKALLLDNPEMAAEVETQIREKIKEMQG